The Rugosibacter aromaticivorans region CCCTCATCAACGCCGATCAATTGCACACCTACCAAATAGCCACCCAAAATACCCATGGCTGAAAACAAAGCAGCCAGAAGCGGCATAGAAACCACCCCACCCCAAAACCGCGGAGCGACGACGCGGGCTATGGGGTTTACCGCCATCATCTCCATTGCAGATAACTGCTCGGTCGCCTTCATCAGGCCAATCTCAGCTGTTATCGCCGAACCTGCACGACTTGCAAAGAGCAGCGCTGCAACGACAGGTCCTAGCTCACGAACCAATGACAAAGCAACGAGAATACCCAGCGCTTCGGTTGAACCATAGCGCTGCAACGTGTCATATCCTTGTAAACCGAGGACCATACCGACAAACAGCCCCGACACCAGAATAATGATCAACGAAAGAACGCCTGAGAAATAAATTTCACGCAACGTCAAATTAAGGCGACGGAAGGCTGTTCCCGACTGCAAAAAGATAGCGACAAAAAAACGGGCCGCAAAACCCAGCCGAAAAATACGTTTGGTGACCATATTACCCAAGGTCTGTAAAAATCGCGAAACCATCGACCCGGCCTTATCCACGGTACACCGCGCCTTCCATCAACTGTTCGCCATAGGCTTTTTGCGCCGGATAGTGGAAAGGCACAGGCCCATCCGCCTCACCCCACACAAATTGGTGAACATAAGGTGTTTTTGAGTTTTTGATCTCTTCGGCTGTCCCCTCGGCGACAATTTTTCCTTCGGAGACAAAATAGACATAATCGACAATTTTTAAGGATTCCTGCACATCATGGGTAACCACGATGCTGCTCGCTCCCAGCGCGTCATTCAGCTTGCGGATCAACTCGCCCACAATCGATAATGAAATGGGGTCAAGACCGGCAAAAGGTTCGTCATACATGATGAGCATGGGGTCAAGCGCTATGGCGCGCGCCAGCGCCACGCGTCGCGCCATGCCGCCGGAAAGTTCAGCCGGCATGAGATTGTGTGCGCCGCGCAAACCCACCGCATGTAACTTCATCAGCACCAGATCGTGAATCATCGCTTCGGGCAAATCAGTATGCTCACGCATCTGAAATGCAATGTTGTCAAATACCGACATGTCTGTGAATAAGGCGCCAAACTGAAACAACATGCCCATACGTCGACGCAGCGCATAAAGTTGTTTGGCGTCAAGCTCATGCACGACTTGCCCCGCCACCCTTACATCACCAGATGTCGGCTTGAGCTGACCGCCGATCAAACGGAGAGTGGTTGTTTTGCCACAACCCGAGCTCCCCATAATCGCAACAACCTTACCGCGAGGAATCATGATGTTGATCCCGCTCAATATGGTGCGCGTATCGTAAGAGAAGTTCAGATCCCGAATTTCAACCAAGGGTTCTTGTGACATATTAAGTAAGAAAGGAAAACGTGGATTCAGACCAGTTAGAGCGCGGCATTGTAGCAGAATCATTCTCCCAGGCTAGCCCATCAAGTCTGAGAAAAAGTGGAGAAAATACCACTCACACAAGCCTTTGACCTCCTTATCTTTAGCCTATGATGCCAACGATAAATAGGCATTGGACACCCCGTGAACGCGCTAAAAGACAAAGCTGTCGTGCTGATTGTTGATGATGACCCGCTCATCGCCGACACCTTGGGCTACTTCCTGAGCCGCGATTACACAGTCCTTACTGCAACCCGCCGCAAGGAGGCAATCAACTTGCTACGACAGGAAGACACTACCCCTGCCGTGGCATTGATAGATCTCGGCCTACCCCCGACGCCACATGCCCCGGATGAAGGATTCGCCTTGATCGCCGCGATTCTTGCGCATTCCCCCCTCATCCGGATTATCATTCTCTCCGGGCAAAACGAAGAGGCAAACGCACGTCATGCGCGCGCCCTGGGCGCCACCGAATTCGTCTCCAAGCCAGCGAGCCCGGAGGATATTCTTAAGCTGATTCAGCGTATGCTGGCGTTCAATGATGACGCCACAGAAATAGAGGGCGGCCTTGTGGGCAATAGCGCCGCTATGCAGAACCTGCGGGCGCAAATCAAACAATTTGCGCCCTCACCTTTCCCTGTTTTAATAGAGGGCGAATCAGGGAGCGGCAAGGAGCTGGTGGCCTCAGGCTTGCACCGGTACGCGAAGCGAGCCAATGAGCCCTACCTGACCTTAAATTGCGCCGCGATCTCCCCTAATCTAATGGAAGCCACCCTGTTCGGGCATGGCAAAGGGGCTTTTACCGGCGCAACCGGCGCTCGCGCAGGCTATTTTGAAGAGGCCGCAGGAGGCACCCTGTTTCTGGACGAAATTGGAGAGCTGCCACTTGATCTGCAACCCAAATTATTGCGCGTGCTGGAGAACAATGAGTTTCAGCGTGTTGGCGAAACGCAGGCCCGCCACACCGCCGCGCGCATAGTTGCCGCCACTAATCGTGATTTAAAAAAAGAAGTTCGCGAGGGACGATTTCGCGCTGATTTATATCACCGGCTTTCGGTTTTCACCATCAACGTTCCGCCCGTGCGTGAACTGGGCGCTGACCGACTGCAATTGTTTGACCACTTTCGAGCGCTGTATAGCGCGCAAACAGGCTCCTCCGCCTTTCAGTTGAGTCAAAAAACAACCGAGCGCTTGTTGGCTTATTCGTTCCCTGGCAATGTACGTGAATTACGCAACATTGTGATTCGCCTCATCACCAAACACGCAGGCAAAACCCTGGCGCTTCATGAGCTCGAAGCTGAGCTGGATATTGCCGGCGCGGCGAGTGTTGCCACCGTATCCCCTGCGCCGACTTTTGCTACCAGTGCCGAACTCGTCGCCTACGCACTGCGCGAGCTGAAAACGCAGCATGAATTCAGCCTCGATGCCACCTTGCGACGCTGGGAAGAAGCCTATATTGAAGCCGCCCGCCAATTAGCGCATGACAACCTGAGCCAGGTGGCTCGCCTTTTGGGCATTAACCGCACGACGCTCTACAACCGTATCGACGCTCTCGGTCGCGCCAAGCGTCCGCCATCCCGGTAGCGACTGGAGATTTAGCCACCCCATGTATCTGGAACACTTTGGTCTTACCGAGCTTCCTTTTCGCATCACGCCCCACACGGATTTTTTCTTTGACGGCGCGAATCGTGGTGCCACGCTGGACGCATTGCTTTATGCCATCACGCATGACGAAGGCATCGTTAAAGTCAGCGGTGAAGTCGGCAGCGGTAAAACCATGCTTTGCCGCGTGTTGATGGAACGTTTGCCGGACAACATCACCCTCATCTATCTGGCCAACCCTTCACTGTCTCGCGAGGACATGCTCTACGCCATTGCAGATGAACTACGCCTTTCGCTACCAGACAACGCCAGGGCGTCTCTCGTCTTGCGCACCCTGCAAGACCACCTGATCACATCATTCAGCGAAGGCCGCCAGGTGGTGGTGCTCATCGACGAAGCCCACGCTATGCCGGTAGAAACACTGGAAGAGATTCGGCTGTTATCCAACCTCGAAGCCAATCGCCACAAGTTGCTCCAGCTTGTGCTCTTTGGTCAGCCTGAGTTGAACGACATCCTGGCCCGCCCTGATATGCGTCAGCTCAAGGAGCGCATTACCCATAATTTTGGCTTGGAACCCCTGGTACGAGACGACATCGCCAGCTACCTCGATTTTCGCATGCGCACTGCAGGCTATCGTGGCCCCAGCGTTTTCACGCCTGCGGCGCTAAAAATGATCGCGCGCACATCGCATGGCCTCACCCGTCGTATCAACATCCTCGCCGACAAAGCCCTGCTCGCTGCTTATGCCACAGGCAGCCACCAAGTTGGCTCCAAAGAAGCGCAGGCAGCAATTCGCGATAGCGAGTTCAGCCAAGCCACCTATACTGACAAAAAAACACATAAAAATCTTATCCGCACGATCGCCCTCGGTTGTGCCGCCATTGCACTGGTTGCAGCCACTTGGCTGATCGCCACCGCCCAGCGCCCAGCCGTGCCTGCGGCGGAACCTGTTTCATCCTCAGCGCACCCCGCCAGCTCTGCCAATCCTGCCAGGACAAGGACACGCGATGCTCCCGCCTACCCACTGATCCAGGAGCGCATCGCCGCCGGGCAACACTGGCTTGAACAGACACCGAACAATCACTGGTTTATACAACTATGGGCAACCGATGCCACACAGCAGGCACAAGTTGAAAATTTCTTAAGCGAAGCCGTCGCCCATCAAGCCGATATCAATAATATTCGCGTCTACTTTTCTTCCCTTAGCGGTCAGCCGCGCTATGGCATCATCTATGGCGACTACTCAACACACGCTGCGGTTATGGCAGCGATCGACCAACTGCCGAGCGCACTGAAGAAAACCAAACCCTATCCCCGCCAGGTGATCCGTCTACGATAATGACGATGTGCTATTTCAATATTTTATTAATTATTAAAATCATTGGGTTAAATAAAAAACATCATGCACTATGCTAATATCCATTCATTACTGCTTGATTGAAGAGTCACTTTGGAGAATCCATTGCGCCCATATTTAAAACCAGCGCGCTCTGCCACGTGCTTCGCAAGTCTTGTCTTTTTGGCAGCTTGTAGCAGCATTCAGCCACCTGCGGTCTCCAATGGCCATCTCCACACTGAAATCACCCAGCCAACTGTTGCCTCACACGACATACCCGCACCTGTTGCAGCCGCGGTCATTCTGCCCCGCCCGAAGGCCACAGCAAAAACCGAGACTTACTCGGTTTCAGTGCGCAACATTCCAGTGCAGGATTTACTCTTCGCCCTGTCGCGCGATGCCAAAATTAACGTGGATGTGCATCCTGGCATCAATGGCGTGGTCACCATCAATGCCATCGACCAAACCCTGCAGCAAATCCTCACCCGGATCGCCAAACAGGTTGATATGCGCTGGGAACTCGATGGGCCGAATCTTATTGTCATGCCGGATTCGCCCTTTCTGCATATCTACAAAGTGGATTATGTGAACATGTCGCGCGATGTCAGCAGCTCGGTTTCCATCAATACACAGATTGCCTCAACGAGTTCTGGAACAAGCACGAGCACATCAACCGGAGGTGGCAACAATTCGACGACCACTGTTACCAGCAAAGCGCAAAACAATTTCTGGACCTCTGTTGAAAAAAACATCAAGGATATCCTGCGCGAAACGGACAAAATCCTGCCTGAAGGCTCCAGCGAAACTGTCATCGAACACAATGATCAACAAGCAACTACGGGAACAGGCGCGTCATCATCTGGGGCAGGTAAAAGTGGCAAGGGGAATGCAACGTCACTCGCAGGGAGCCCGAATCCTGCCAGTCTGCAAGAACAAGGGACCACCATCGTTAAACGGACCACCTTCCGTGAAGCGGCGTCCGTCATTGCCAATCCTGAAGCGGGCGTGATCGTTGTTCGCGCCACGTCTCGCCAGCACGAAAAAGTGCAGGAATACATCGACCAAGTCACCCGCAACGCGGGCCGCCAGGTCATCATCGAAGCCACCATTGCTGAAGTGACACTGAACAACAATTACAAACAGGGCATCAACTGGCAAAGCCTGCGCTCATTGCGATCCCCTGGAACAGCAGGATTTTCAGTAGCGCAGTCGCCAACCGGTCTAACAGGAGGCGCTGTACCCGATCCCTTCGCCGCATCGGGTACTTCGTTTTTACTGAACTACGTGGCACCTGGCCTGGGTATCTCATCCACGCTGACTTTGCTGGAAACCTTTGGTAACGTCAAAGTATTGTCGAGTCCCAAAATCAGCGTGCTTAATAATCAAACAGCCATGTTGAAAGTGGTCGATAACGTTGTCTATTTTGAAGTCAAATCAGATTCCACCATAGGTCAGGTTAACACCCAAAAATCATTCACCACGACAGCTAAATCAATTGCCGTTGGCTTAGTCATGAATGTCACACCACAAATTAGTGAAGCGAACATGATCACCCTGAATGTTCGTCCGACCATATCACGAGTCACAGGTTTTAAAACCGATCCGAATCCAGACATCCCCGCTGCCATACCCAATCGCGTCCCCGAAATACAAACCCGCGAAATGGAATCCGTATTACGCTTGGCCGATGGCGAAATCGCCGTCATGGGTGGGCTGATGGAAGATAAAATAAATTACAACACGGATGCGGTTCCCGGGTTAGGTGGCTTACCGGGCATCGGCAACTTCTTCCGCAATCGTGACGACACCAATACCAAAACCGAACTGGTTATTTTCCTAAAACCAACGGTTATCCGTGATGCCAGCATGAATGGCGACTATCATGAATTTCGGCAACAACTCCCCGACCAGGATTTTTTCGCCAACAATCCTGGCCCTGATCAAAAAATGATCGAAAACTCAAGGATACGCACGCCATGAGCCTGCTCATGGATGCCCTCAAGAAAGCGGAACTGGCTAAACGCGAAGGCCGCAGTGACAGCGGCCTCAGTAGTAATAGTCGGGTAACCGAAAATGTTCCTGCCGGCCTAACTCTGGAGCCGCTTACTCCGCCGTCAACAACTGCTGCATCCATGCCGGTAGTCGACGCATCACAGACGAGCGGTCCCGCCCAATCCACTGCGTTCACTGCACCCATCGATCCTTTATCTCACTTGCCTTCGCATCTTGAATCACTCGATGATGCGTTTCTGGCGGAGATGGAAACTACTGCCCAACGCACATCTTCAGTTTCTGCCAGGGTCGCACCGGCTTTCCCAAAACCACGGACCCAGCCTGCCATGACGTCCACTGCCGCAGCGCAACCCGCGTTCAAAAAAGAGCCCTCCACCGCGCAAAACCTGTTCGCAGCAAAACAGCCTTCGCCGGCCGTGCGCAATAAAAATTTCACCCTCTTACTGGGCGGCTTGACCACCCTGGCAGTGATCGCCATCGGGGGTTACTTTTGGTGGCAGCTACAACCCCACTCACCACGACCCGCTGCCGCCCTATCACATGAAGTCCGGCAAACAAACCCGTCGACCACATCTACCGCTACTGCTGCCGTATTGCCAGCGCCGACTTTTTCTGCACCAATGTCGCCCACGACAAGCCAAGCAGTGACCGCACCTGTGTTATTGGCTGCAAACGCAACAGCCACTAACAGCCATGACGCCGCTGACGATAGCGTGATCGCAAAACCAAAAAGTCATCACCGTGCATTTCGTCAGCAGCGCCAAGACGCCAAGTCAATAATGGATGCAGCAGTTGATACAAATGACCCCGTCCACCTGACCAAAGCACCCCAGAAGGTGGACCCTTCCTTGCTGCGGGGCTTTGATGCGTTCAATCGCGGCGACCTTGCCAGCGCACGCACTGAATACACCCGCGCCCTGCAATCTGACCCCCGCAATACCGATGCGCTGCATGGTTTAGCGGCCATTGCCCAAAAACAGGGGCATTGGGATCAAGCAGCCTGGGGATATCAAAAAATACTCGAAGCCAATCCGCAAGATGCCGTAGCACTCGCAGCGCTGATCAATATCCGCGGCCAGGCGGATCCGGCAACGGCCGAAAGTCGTTTGAAAACGCTCACTGCCGCCCAACCAGAACTGGCCGCTCCCGCGTTTTCACTAGGCAATTTATATGCCCGCCAGGGGCGCTGGAATGAGGCACAGCAAGCCTATTTTCAAGCCTACAATGCTGAACCCAGCAACCCGGACATCCTCTATAACCTCGCGATCAGTCTCGAACACATTCGCCAAACGCGGCTAGCGGCACAGTATTACGACCAAGCAATATCCGCTGCAAAAACCCATCCGGCCAGTTTTGACAGTGCGCAAGCGGCTGCCCGTATGCAGGCTTTGCAGCCCTGAGCATTCCTCTGTAGATCCTCATCAGTCACGCATGAATCAACCCACTACTTCGACCGTCAAACGAAAACAGGTCGGCCAAATTCTGATTGCACAAGGCGTGATCAGCGAGGATCAGCTGCGTATCGGCTTGCTAGAGCAGATGAGGTCCAACCAGCCGATCGGCCGCCTGCTGGTCTCTTTAGGCTTTGTTTCTGAAGCCACGCTACGCGATGCCATAAGTGAGTCGCTGGGCCATGAGTCGATCGATCTTGCCAATACCATCGTCGACCCAGAAGCGGTAAAACTCATTCCCCGCGAGCTTGCAAAACGACATCTGCTTTTAGGCTTGAGCTATTCCCCTGCAACACACTCTCTAAAAGTTGCCATTGCCGACCCCAATGATATTGTCGCCATAGACAAACTACGTGGGTTGATTCACCACGAAGTGCGTATCGAAACACTCCTTGCGGGTGAATCGGAAATTACTCGTGCGATTGATCAGTACTACAGCCATGAATTATCGATTGACGGCATCCTGAACGAAATTGAAACCGGTGAAATCGATTACCGCAGCATTACCTCTACCCTCGACGAATACAGCCAGCCTGTCGTACGGTTAGTAGACGCAATATTGACCGATGCAGTCAAACATAGTGCGTCCGATGTGCACTTCGAGCCTGAAGCCAGCTTTTTGCGCATTCGTTATCGCATCGATGGCTTGCTGCGGCAGATTCGTGCCCTGCATAAATCCTATTGGGCAGCGATGGCGGTACGCATCAAGGTCATGAGTGGCATGAACATCGCCGAAACCCGCGCCCCGCAAGATGGCCGCTTCTCGCTCAATATCAGTGGCGACACGATTGACTTTCGGGTTTCAGCTCAACCCACCATTCACGGCGAGAACATCGTGCTACGTATTCTTGACCGCAAAAAAGGTATCGTGCCACTTGACGGGCTAGGCCTCGATGTTCGCCAAATTAATCTGCTCAAGCTTATGGTCGCCCGACCTGAAGGCATTATCCTGGTTACCGGCCCCACTGGCAGCGGTAAAACCACTACCCTTTATTCAGTGCTCAACCACATCAATCTCGAAGGGGTCAACATCATGACTCTTGAGGATCCGGTAGAGTACCCCATGGCCATGATTCGCCAGACGTCTGTTGCCGAATCTGCCAAACTGGATTTTGCCAACGGCATTCGTTCCATGATGCGGCAGGATCCAGATGTCATTTTGGTGGGCGAAATTCGTGATGCGGATACGGC contains the following coding sequences:
- the mshL gene encoding pilus (MSHA type) biogenesis protein MshL, with the translated sequence MRNIPVQDLLFALSRDAKINVDVHPGINGVVTINAIDQTLQQILTRIAKQVDMRWELDGPNLIVMPDSPFLHIYKVDYVNMSRDVSSSVSINTQIASTSSGTSTSTSTGGGNNSTTTVTSKAQNNFWTSVEKNIKDILRETDKILPEGSSETVIEHNDQQATTGTGASSSGAGKSGKGNATSLAGSPNPASLQEQGTTIVKRTTFREAASVIANPEAGVIVVRATSRQHEKVQEYIDQVTRNAGRQVIIEATIAEVTLNNNYKQGINWQSLRSLRSPGTAGFSVAQSPTGLTGGAVPDPFAASGTSFLLNYVAPGLGISSTLTLLETFGNVKVLSSPKISVLNNQTAMLKVVDNVVYFEVKSDSTIGQVNTQKSFTTTAKSIAVGLVMNVTPQISEANMITLNVRPTISRVTGFKTDPNPDIPAAIPNRVPEIQTREMESVLRLADGEIAVMGGLMEDKINYNTDAVPGLGGLPGIGNFFRNRDDTNTKTELVIFLKPTVIRDASMNGDYHEFRQQLPDQDFFANNPGPDQKMIENSRIRTP
- a CDS encoding sigma-54-dependent transcriptional regulator, which produces MNALKDKAVVLIVDDDPLIADTLGYFLSRDYTVLTATRRKEAINLLRQEDTTPAVALIDLGLPPTPHAPDEGFALIAAILAHSPLIRIIILSGQNEEANARHARALGATEFVSKPASPEDILKLIQRMLAFNDDATEIEGGLVGNSAAMQNLRAQIKQFAPSPFPVLIEGESGSGKELVASGLHRYAKRANEPYLTLNCAAISPNLMEATLFGHGKGAFTGATGARAGYFEEAAGGTLFLDEIGELPLDLQPKLLRVLENNEFQRVGETQARHTAARIVAATNRDLKKEVREGRFRADLYHRLSVFTINVPPVRELGADRLQLFDHFRALYSAQTGSSAFQLSQKTTERLLAYSFPGNVRELRNIVIRLITKHAGKTLALHELEAELDIAGAASVATVSPAPTFATSAELVAYALRELKTQHEFSLDATLRRWEEAYIEAARQLAHDNLSQVARLLGINRTTLYNRIDALGRAKRPPSR
- a CDS encoding ABC transporter ATP-binding protein: MSQEPLVEIRDLNFSYDTRTILSGINIMIPRGKVVAIMGSSGCGKTTTLRLIGGQLKPTSGDVRVAGQVVHELDAKQLYALRRRMGMLFQFGALFTDMSVFDNIAFQMREHTDLPEAMIHDLVLMKLHAVGLRGAHNLMPAELSGGMARRVALARAIALDPMLIMYDEPFAGLDPISLSIVGELIRKLNDALGASSIVVTHDVQESLKIVDYVYFVSEGKIVAEGTAEEIKNSKTPYVHQFVWGEADGPVPFHYPAQKAYGEQLMEGAVYRG
- a CDS encoding AAA family ATPase, whose translation is MYLEHFGLTELPFRITPHTDFFFDGANRGATLDALLYAITHDEGIVKVSGEVGSGKTMLCRVLMERLPDNITLIYLANPSLSREDMLYAIADELRLSLPDNARASLVLRTLQDHLITSFSEGRQVVVLIDEAHAMPVETLEEIRLLSNLEANRHKLLQLVLFGQPELNDILARPDMRQLKERITHNFGLEPLVRDDIASYLDFRMRTAGYRGPSVFTPAALKMIARTSHGLTRRINILADKALLAAYATGSHQVGSKEAQAAIRDSEFSQATYTDKKTHKNLIRTIALGCAAIALVAATWLIATAQRPAVPAAEPVSSSAHPASSANPARTRTRDAPAYPLIQERIAAGQHWLEQTPNNHWFIQLWATDATQQAQVENFLSEAVAHQADINNIRVYFSSLSGQPRYGIIYGDYSTHAAVMAAIDQLPSALKKTKPYPRQVIRLR
- the mlaE gene encoding lipid asymmetry maintenance ABC transporter permease subunit MlaE, producing MVSRFLQTLGNMVTKRIFRLGFAARFFVAIFLQSGTAFRRLNLTLREIYFSGVLSLIIILVSGLFVGMVLGLQGYDTLQRYGSTEALGILVALSLVRELGPVVAALLFASRAGSAITAEIGLMKATEQLSAMEMMAVNPIARVVAPRFWGGVVSMPLLAALFSAMGILGGYLVGVQLIGVDEGSFWSQMQASVDFQKDILNGVIKSFVFGIIVSWVAVFEGYDADPTAEGVSRATTRTVVTSSLAILAADFILTAFMFTGA
- a CDS encoding tetratricopeptide repeat protein yields the protein MSLLMDALKKAELAKREGRSDSGLSSNSRVTENVPAGLTLEPLTPPSTTAASMPVVDASQTSGPAQSTAFTAPIDPLSHLPSHLESLDDAFLAEMETTAQRTSSVSARVAPAFPKPRTQPAMTSTAAAQPAFKKEPSTAQNLFAAKQPSPAVRNKNFTLLLGGLTTLAVIAIGGYFWWQLQPHSPRPAAALSHEVRQTNPSTTSTATAAVLPAPTFSAPMSPTTSQAVTAPVLLAANATATNSHDAADDSVIAKPKSHHRAFRQQRQDAKSIMDAAVDTNDPVHLTKAPQKVDPSLLRGFDAFNRGDLASARTEYTRALQSDPRNTDALHGLAAIAQKQGHWDQAAWGYQKILEANPQDAVALAALINIRGQADPATAESRLKTLTAAQPELAAPAFSLGNLYARQGRWNEAQQAYFQAYNAEPSNPDILYNLAISLEHIRQTRLAAQYYDQAISAAKTHPASFDSAQAAARMQALQP